A region of Saccharomyces mikatae IFO 1815 strain IFO1815 genome assembly, chromosome: 12 DNA encodes the following proteins:
- the CDC45 gene encoding DNA replication initiation factor CDC45 (similar to Saccharomyces cerevisiae CDC45 (YLR103C); ancestral locus Anc_8.292) — protein MYYGISKFSEAYNKILRNSSSHSSCQLVIFVSCLNIDALCATKMLSLLFKKQLVQSQIVPIFGYSELRRHYSQLDDNINSLLLVGFGGVIDLEAFLEIDPEEYIVDTDENSGEKRFKRDIYVLDAHRPWNLDNIFGSQIIQCFDDGTVDDTLGEQKTAYYKLLELDQENDNGEPSDDGNDDDSDENEVTDVDEVTDEDEDEEGGNNGSISNKRSNSARDSNSVSKRKQRKKQIHEYEGVLEEYYSQGTTVVNSISAQIYSLLSAIGETNLSNLWLNILGTTSLDIAYAQVYSRLYPLLQDEVKRLTPSNRNSVKTPDTLSLNIQPDYYLFLLRHSSLYDSFYYSNYVNAKLSLWNENGKKRLHKMFARMGIPLSTAQETWLYMDHSIKRELGVIFDKNLDRYGLQDIIRDGFVRTLGYRGSISASEFVEALTALLEVGNSTDKDSIKINDGKSEDTDGEEEEVNNVQKLTNLRKKWVSNFWLSWDALDDRKVELLNRGIQLAQDLQKAIFNTGVAILEKKLIKHLRIYRLCVLQDGPDLDLYRNPLTLLRLGNWLIECCAESEDKQLLPMVLASIDENTDTYLVAGLTPRYPRGLDTIHTKKPILNNFSMAFQQITAETDAKVRIDNFESSIIEIRREDLSPFLEKLTLSGLL, from the coding sequence ATGTATTATGGAATTAGCAAGTTCAGTGAGGCCTACAATAAGATCTTAAGGAATTCATCATCTCATTCATCATGTCAATTGGTCATTTTTGTGTCTTGTCTTAACATCGATGCGTTATGTGCAACAAAGATGCTCTCGctattattcaaaaaacaGTTGGTTCAATCTCAGATAGTACCGATCTTCGGATATTCTGAATTACGACGTCATTATTCTCAATTGGATGACAACATAAACAGTCTGCTATTGGTAGGGTTTGGAGGCGTTATTGATTTAGAAGCCTTTTTAGAGATTGATCCAGAGGAATATATCGTTGATACGGACGAAAATTCTGGGGAAAAAAGGTTTAAAAGAGACATTTATGTCTTGGATGCACACAGACCATGGAATCTGGACAATATATTTGGGTCACAAATTATTCAGTGTTTTGACGATGGCACAGTGGATGACACATTAGGTGAACAAAAAACCGCATACTACAAGCTGTTAGAGCTAGACCAGGAGAATGATAATGGCGAGCCCTCAGACGATGgcaatgatgatgacagtgatgaaaatgaggTAACTGACGTCGATGAAGTCAcggatgaagatgaagatgaagagggGGGAAATAATGGGTCAATATCTAATAAAAGAAGTAATTCGGCAAGAGATTCGAATAgtgtttcaaaaagaaagcaacgGAAGAAGCAAATCCATGAATATGAAGGTGTGTTGGAGGAATATTATTCTCAAGGTACAACAGTGGTTAACTCGATATCTGCGCAGATCTATTCATTGTTGTCCGCCATCGGAGAAacaaatctttcaaatttgtgGTTGAATATACTCGGTACCACCTCGTTGGATATCGCCTATGCTCAAGTTTATAGTCGATTATATCCCTTATTACAAGATGAAGTGAAACGGTTAACACCAAGTAATAGAAATTCAGTAAAGACCCCTGATACACTGTCATTGAATATTCAACCAGACTActatcttttcttgctaAGACATTCTTCTCTATATGAcagtttttattattcCAATTATGTGAATGCTAAATTATCCTTgtggaatgaaaatgggAAGAAGAGGTTACACAAAATGTTTGCCAGAATGGGTATACCTTTAAGCACCGCACAGGAGACATGGTTGTACATGGACCATTCTATCAAGAGAGAACTTGGGGTAATATTTGACAAAAATTTAGACCGTTATGGTTTACAAGATATAATTAGAGACGGATTTGTTAGAACCTTGGGATATCGTGGGTCCATAAGTGCCAGTGAGTTTGTCGAGGCTCTTACAGCTCTGTTGGAAGTAGGAAATTCAACGGATAAGGATAGTATCAAAATAAACGATGGCAAAAGTGAAGATACCGatggagaagaagaagaggttaataatgttcaaaaattgacaaacttgagaaaaaaatgggtgTCGAATTTCTGGCTAAGTTGGGACGCTCTAGATGACAGGAAAGTTGAACTCTTGAATCGTGGTATCCAGTTAGCACAGGATTTACAAAAAGCAATTTTTAATACAGGAGTTGCCATAttggagaaaaaattaattaAGCATTTAAGAATTTATAGATTATGCGTCCTGCAAGACGGGCCAGATCTGGACTTGTACAGAAATCCACTAACGTTATTAAGGTTAGGCAATTGGCTTATAGAATGCTGTGCGGAATCTGAAGACAAGCAATTACTACCCATGGTGCTTGCCAGTATAGACGAAAATACGGATACGTATTTAGTTGCTGGATTAACACCTAGATATCCCCGTGGACTAGACACAATACACACAAAAAAACCAATCTTGAATAATTTCAGCATGGCATTTCAACAGATAACTGCAGAAACGGATGCTAAAGTAAGAATAGacaattttgaaagttcCATAATAGAAATTCGTCGTGAGGATCTTTCGCCATTCTTGGAAAAACTGACCTTAAGTGGATTGTTATAA
- the LCL2 gene encoding Lcl2p (similar to Saccharomyces cerevisiae LCL2 (YLR104W); ancestral locus Anc_8.293), translating into MSHNRWNIGLIFALLLLGSTEVNAFFNFGNHQQQQQQQPQSYEDQVLNNPCDGYLCPDTLTCVAQQKDCPCPFSKSQLKCVLPNNKYVCVSKPATHNEKLKAIYDDPVKGPKAKNKGFRDCGWVSEAYKSG; encoded by the coding sequence ATGAGTCACAACCGTTGGAATATTGGCTTAATATTTGCATTGCTTTTGTTAGGCAGTACTGAAGTGAATgcattcttcaattttggtaaccatcaacaacaacaacagcaacaaccGCAATCATATGAAGATCAAGTTTTAAATAATCCATGTGATGGGTATTTATGCCCCGATACTTTGACCTGTGTTGCACAGCAGAAGGATTGTCCTTGTCCCTTTTCTAAATCACAGCTGAAATGTGTCCTTCCTAATAATAAGTACGTTTGCGTATCGAAACCGGCCACACATAATGAAAAGCTCAAAGCAATATATGATGACCCCGTCAAGGGACCCAAGGCAAAAAACAAAGGCTTTAGAGATTGTGGATGGGTATCCGAAGCTTATAAAAGTGGTTGA
- the ICT1 gene encoding lysophosphatidic acid acyltransferase ICT1 (similar to Saccharomyces cerevisiae ECM18 (YDR125C) and ICT1 (YLR099C); ancestral locus Anc_8.284), which translates to MWTNTFKWCSKGEKESTTADAKVCASMKGLKALQQQIMDNTTVHGSVNNTMTPGGINQWHFHNNGANKVSTPTVLIHGYAASSMAFYRTFESLSNNIKDLYAIDLPANGASEAPVLQVDKTKKVKSLRFKHIEDDVVIPVLDRRPPAEDIKSHLEQYENYFVDRIEQWRKDNKLRKINVVGHSFGGYISFKYALKYPNSIDKLCLISPLGVENSIHAITHKWEPNTTYPLTFTDPSSRYYTRKLNVPRFIFENQLNVLKWMGPIGSKLCSNYISTAYVKVPDQIYKDYLLHSFVGKNQTVQPQTIKVFTHLFERNLIARDPIINNVGLLNPTMHVMFMYGEHDWMDKYAGYLTTESMLKNKAKASYIEVPDAGHNLFLDNPHHFSSSLVSFLSR; encoded by the coding sequence ATGTGGACAAACACTTTCAAATGGTGCAGCAAAGGTGAGAAGGAATCCACCACTGCCGATGCCAAAGTATGTGCTAGCATGAAGGGCCTGAAGGCCCTGCAACAGCAGATCATGGATAATACCACTGTTCACGGGTCTGTTAATAATACGATGACTCCAGGTGGGATTAATCAGTGGCACTTCCACAATAATGGCGCAAACAAAGTTAGCACGCCCACGGTGCTGATACATGGGTATGCTGCCTCGTCGATGGCGTTTTATAGGACGTTTGAAAGCCTCTCCAACAACATTAAAGATTTATATGCCATCGATCTGCCAGCCAACGGTGCCTCAGAAGCGCCTGTGTTGCAGGTAGACAAAACGAAGAAGGTTAAATCGCTCAGGTTTAAGCATATTGAGGACGACGTGGTGATTCCTGTGTTAGATAGGCGCCCTCCAGCGGAGGACATCAAGTCGCATCTGGAACAGTACGAGAACTACTTTGTAGACAGAATAGAGCAGTGGCGGAAGGACAACAAACTGCGTAAGATAAATGTAGTAGGCCATTCGTTTGGCGGGTACATTTCGTTCAAATACGCCCTTAAATACCCTAATTCCATCGACAAACTGTGTCTCATATCTCCTCTTGGCGTGGAAAACAGCATTCATGCCATCACTCACAAGTGGGAGCCAAACACTACTTACCCACTCACGTTCACTGACCCATCCTCCAGATACTATACAAGAAAACTGAACGTACCGCGGtttatctttgaaaacCAACTGAACGTTTTGAAATGGATGGGGCCTATAGGCTCCAAACTGTGCTCAAACTACATTTCCACTGCATACGTAAAAGTACCCGACCAGATATATAAGGATTATCTTTTACATTCATTTGTGGGCAAGAATCAGACAGTGCAGCCACAAACAATCAAAGTGTTCACGCATTTGTTCGAAAGAAATTTGATCGCGAGAGATCCAATAATAAACAATGTCGGTCTTTTAAATCCAACAATGCATGTCATGTTCATGTATGGTGAACATGATTGGATGGATAAGTATGCAGGCTACCTAACCACCGAGTCGATGCTAAAAAACAAGGCGAAGGCTAGCTACATTGAAGTCCCAGATGCTGGTCATAACTTATTTCTGGACAATCCGCACCACTTCAGCTCTTCTTTAGTCTCGTTCCTATCAAGGTAA
- the MIM2 gene encoding Mim2p (similar to Saccharomyces cerevisiae MIM2 (YLR099W-A); ancestral locus Anc_8.285), translated as MADIEDTSVVLQSIDMINSLEELEEDGYLSDEDTSLSNELADAQRQWEESLQQLSKLLNWVLLPLMGKYLGRRMAKTLWSRFIDHFI; from the coding sequence atGGCAGATATAGAGGATACTTCTGTGGTCCTGCAGAGCATTGACATGATCAACAGCCTAGAGGAGCTGGAAGAAGATGGTTACCTCAGTGACGAGGACACGTCACTCAGCAATGAGCTGGCAGATGCGCAGCGTCAATGGGAAGAGTCGCTGCAACAGTTGAGCAAGCTTCTCAACTGGGTGTTGCTCCCCCTAATGGGAAAGTATTTAGGTAGGAGAATGGCAAAAACTCTATGGAGTAGGTTTATCGAtcattttatataa
- the APC9 gene encoding anaphase promoting complex subunit 9 (similar to Saccharomyces cerevisiae APC9 (YLR102C); ancestral locus Anc_8.291) yields the protein MNQNGERNEGKLFQLPSLPPWRTPRFNKINFNNFTTPLRKRSTRVISNDSIPTTEEELEERRGDDVYGVNMDVDEIDYFNSLSHIEEEKVYDYSPFCERNTLRESKMHNFLQAEKAAHCLVFHKVGHLDGVDTYRPDIDVMCGEEANTHGSINADGNATMLLESVPGCSKEDLEKLLRRDFVTSSKPSMRRLDDIINHETNALKSFWNDSNLVNSLESHHLHEEYLLLQEELKNMYKIQCHDRVPIESLRDKCRRHYNNEESISL from the coding sequence ATGAATCAAAACGGTGAGAGAAACGAAGGCAAACTGTTTCAATTGCCGTCATTACCGCCCTGGAGAACGCCAAGATTTAACAAGATCaacttcaacaattttacTACGCCGTTACGGAAAAGATCAACAAGGGTAATAAGCAATGATTCAATACCCACAACGGAAGAAGAACTGGAGGAGAGACGGGGGGATGATGTATACGGGGTTAATATGGAtgttgatgaaattgaCTACTTTAATTCGTTGAGCCACatcgaagaagaaaaggtgTATGATTATTCACCATTTTGTGAACGAAATACACTAAGAGAAAGCAAAATGCATAATTTTTTGCAAGCTGAAAAGGCAGCACATTGTCTTGTGTTTCACAAGGTCGGCCACCTAGACGGTGTGGACACTTATCGACCCGATATTGACGTTATGTGTGGCGAAGAGGCCAACACACATGGCAGCATCAATGCAGATGGCAATGCTACAATGTTACTGGAGAGTGTACCTGGATGCAGCAAAgaagatttggaaaagttaTTAAGGCGAGACTTCGTGACAAGTTCAAAGCCTAGCATGAGACGCTTGGATGACATAATAAACCATGAAACGAATGCCCTGAAAAGTTTTTGGAACGACTCAAATTTGGTCAATTCACTGGAAAGTCATCATTTACATGAAGAGTACCTACTTTTACAAGAAGAACTGAAGAATATGTATAAGATTCAATGCCATGATAGAGTGCCCATAGAAAGCTTGCGGGATAAGTGCAGGAGACATTATAACAACGAAGAAAGCATATCCCTCTAA
- the SEN2 gene encoding tRNA splicing endonuclease subunit SEN2 (similar to Saccharomyces cerevisiae SEN2 (YLR105C); ancestral locus Anc_8.294), protein MSKGRANQRRYKYPLPIHPVDELPEIIIHNPLSWIYWAYRYYKSTNALNVKIHVDFIGDTTIHITVKDDEQMLYLWDNGFFGTGQFSRSEPTWKARTEVRLGLNDSPLENRKVTKSSPEAQLTLEKITQRRRLQRLEFKKERAKLEKELLELRKNGGHVDEENILLEKQRESLRRFKLKQTEEDNILTLRQDVCESNLRNEDNDLLDENGDLLQFESLELMPVEAMFLTFALPVLDISPADLMGKLFRFNVKYKDIHFFVRSYVIYHHYRSHGWCVRSGIKFGCDYLLYKRGPPFQHAEFCIMGLDHDVSKDYTWYSSIARVVGGAKKTFVLCYVERLISEEDAVALWKSNSFAKLFNSYQVGEVLYKRWVPGRNRD, encoded by the coding sequence ATGTCTAAAGGGAGGGCTAATCAAAGGCGTTACAAGTACCCTCTTCCAATTCACCCTGTAGATGAATTGCCTGAGATAATCATTCATAATCCGTTATCTTGGATATACTGGGCATATCGATACTACAAGAGCACAAACGCACTGAACGTTAAAATACACGTAGACTTTATCGGAGATACCACTATTCACATAACAGTCAAAGATGATGAACAAATGTTATATCTTTGGGACAATGGATTTTTTGGTACTGGCCAATTTAGTCGAAGTGAGCCCACCTGGAAAGCTAGAACGGAGGTTAGACTAGGCCTCAATGATAGTCCACTAGAAAATCGAAAAGTAACAAAGAGCAGTCCTGAAGCACAGTTGACTTTAGAAAAAATCACACAACGAAGAAGATTACAAAGATTAgagttcaagaaagaacGTGCTAAGTTAGAAAAAGAGCTTTTGGAGCTGAGGAAAAATGGTGGCCATGTCGATGAGGAGAATATCCTTCTTGAAAAACAACGAGAATCATTAAGAAGATTTAAACTAAAACAGACAGAAGAAGACAACATTCTCACACTACGGCAAGACGTTTGTGAATCCAACCTAAGAAATGAGGACAACGATCTACTTGACGAAAATGGCGATCTGTTGCAATTCGAATCACTAGAACTAATGCCGGTGGAAGCCATGTTTTTAACCTTTGCGCTCCCTGTTCTTGACATATCTCCTGCGGACCTGATGGGGAAACTGTTTCGATTTAACGTCAAATATAAAGAtatccatttttttgttcgGTCATACGTGATATATCATCACTACAGATCACATGGTTGGTGTGTTCGATCTGGTATAAAATTTGGGTGCgattatttattatataaaaggGGACCACCATTCCAACATGCTGAGTTTTGTATTATGGGCCTTGATCACGACGTTTCGAAAGACTATACGTGGTATTCTAGTATAGCACGTGTCGTGGGCGGTGCAAAGAAGACGTTTGTGTTGTGTTATGTAGAGAGGCTTATTTCAGAGGAGGATGCTGTAGCACTATGGAAATCAAACAGCTTTGCcaaattgttcaatagTTATCAAGTTGGTGAagtattatataagaggTGGGTGCCCGGAAGAAATAGGGACTAG
- the ERG27 gene encoding 3-keto-steroid reductase (similar to Saccharomyces cerevisiae ERG27 (YLR100W); ancestral locus Anc_8.289) translates to MNRKVAIVTGTNSNLGLNIVFRLIETEDANVRLTIVVTSRTLPRVQEVIKQIEDFYNKSNRVGDLEIDFDYLLVDFTNMVSVLNAYYDINKKYDAINYLFVNAAQGIFDGIDWFGAVKEVLTSPLEAVTNPTYKIQLEGVKSKDDMGLVFQANVFGPYYFISKILPQLTKGKAYIVWISSIMSDPKYLSLNDIELLKTNASYEGSKRLVDLLHLATYKDLKKLGINQYVVQPGIFTSHSFSKYLNFFTYFGMLLLFYFARLLGSPWHNIDGYKAANAPVYVTRLANPNFEKQDVKYGSATSRDGMPYIKTQEIDPTGMSDVLAYMQKKRLEWDEKLKDQIVETRIPI, encoded by the coding sequence ATGAACAGGAAAGTGGCTATTGTAACAGGTACCAATAGCAACCTTGGTTTGAACATTGTGTTCCGTCTCATTGAAACTGAGGATGCCAATGTCAGATTGACCATTGTGGTTACTTCGAGGACTCTTCCTCGAGTGCAAGAGGTCATCAAGCAGATTGAAGATTTTTACAACAAATCTAATCGTGTGGGTGATTTAGAGATAGATTTCGATTATTTGTTGGTGGATTTCACCAACATGGTGAGTGTCTTGAACGCTTACTATGatatcaacaaaaagtaCGATGCGATAAATTACCTCTTCGTCAATGCGGCGCAAGGTATCTTCGACGGTATCGACTGGTTTGGGGCAGTCAAGGAAGTTCTAACCAGTCCATTGGAAGCGGTAACGAATCCAACGTATAAGATACAGTTGGAGGGTGTCAAGTCTAAAGACGACATGGGTCTTGTTTTCCAGGCCAACGTGTTTGGACCGTACTATTTTATCAGCAAGATTCTGCCTCAGTTGACCAAGGGAAAGGCATATATCGTTTGGATTTCTAGTATTATGTCCGATCCCAAATATCTTTCATTGAATGACATTGAACTACTAAAGACGAATGCCTCTTACGAAGGGTCCAAGCGTCTGGTTGATCTGCTGCATTTGGCCACTTACAAAgacttgaagaaactgGGTATAAATCAATATGTAGTTCAACCTGGTATATTTACAAGCCAttccttttccaaatatctgaattttttcacCTACTTTGGCATGTTACTCCTGTTCTATTTCGCCAGACTGCTGGGATCTCCATGGCATAACATTGATGGTTATAAAGCTGCCAATGCTCCTGTGTACGTAACTAGATTAGCCAATCCAAACTTTGAAAAGCAAGACGTCAAGTACGGTTCTGCCACATCCAGAGATGGTATGCCATATATCAAGACGCAAGAAATAGATCCTACAGGCATGTCCGACGTCTTGGCTTATATGCAGAAAAAGAGACTTGAATGGGATGAGAAACTAAAAGATCAAATCGTTGAAACTAGGATCCCCATTTAA